The genomic interval CGGGAGACGCCGGCATTCAGGACCCCCACCAGTGTCCCGTGACTGCTCACGAGGGCGCCGCCGCTCACGCCGCGAAACGGCGCGGCGCCCGTGGGCAGCCACCCGCGGTCCGCGCGGCGTTCCATGAAGCCCAGCGTGGCCTGCGGGCCGTGCCCGGTCCGCCCGACGGCAAGCAGCAGCTCTCCCACGCGCGGTGCGGGCCCGGCGGCCAGGGCGGGGGCCGTCAGGCCGTCCACGCGCAGCAGCGCGAGGTCGCTGCCCGGATCACGGCCCGCGACGGTGGCGGTCAGAACCTGACCGCCGGGCGTCACGACCGTCACCTCGTCGGCGTGCAGCAGGTGGGCGACCGTCAGCACCTGGCCGGGCGCGGTGACGGTGCCGCTGACCGGCCGCATGGCCTGAACGGTGACGACGCTGCGCGCGGCCTGCTCGACGGCGTCGGCGAGGGCTGTAGAAAGATCAGTGAAGTTCGTCATGCCTCATGGTGGAGCTCAGGCGGCAAAAACACGCCCTCCTGCCAGCCGGGTCACCGGCCCCTCCATTCGGCCAGGGAAGGGCTTGCCCTATGCTGCGGGGATGAGCCTCACCCTGACCGTGCTGCCCGGCGAGTACGCCGTGTCCCAGCTGCCCGCCGGCAGCGCCGTGCCTGCCTGGGCGCACAGCGGCGGCCTGTGGTGCGTGCTGAGTGCCCCGGACGAACTGTCGGTGGTGTGCGCCTCTGACGCGGTGCCTGCGGGGGTGACCACGCAGCCGGGCTGGCGGGCACTGGTGCTGACCGGGCCTTTCGCCTTCACGCTGACCGGGATTCTTGCCAGTGTGCTCAACCCCCTGCGTGACGCCGGGGTGGGCATCTTCGCCCTGTCGACCTTCAACACGGATTACGTGCTGGTGGCCGGCCGGGACCTGCACCGCACGGTGGCGGCGCTGCGCGAGGCGGGGCACACCGTCAACGGGGCCTGAGGAGCATGTACTGCCGGACCGGAGGCTGGTCTCCCGAGTCCGGCGCAGCCACCGCCTTGCCGCTTTCCTGGAAGCCCAGGCGGGTCATCAGGGCGTGCGAGCGGTCGTTGTGTGCATCCACCTGCGCCGTTACGCGCGCGAGGCCCAGCGCCCAGGCGCGCGTCAACAGCTGCTCACAGGCCTGCCGGGCGATCCCGCGGCCCCACAGGGACCGCTCGCCGAGAGCAACCCCAAGTTCCCCGGCCCCGGCACTGAGGTTGGCGAGGTCCACGTACCCGACCAGTGCTCCGCCGTAAATTACGCCCAGCCGCAGGAAATGGGGGTCACCCCCTGCAATGATCGCCTGCCAGTGCCGCCGCACCACCCGTGGCGCGAGGCCCGGCGTCCAGTCCGCCGCCCGGCAGAACACCTCATCTGCCGCCCAGCGCACCGCGGCCTCCTCGTCCCCCGCCTGCAGGGCGCGCAGGGTGACGGTCATGGCGTCAGGTGCGCCACGATCTGCGCGGCCGTGCCCGTCAGGCCCCGCCGGTACCCTTCACCGGCCCAGAGGCTCAGCACCTCCGGGTCATCCCGGCGGGCCCCCGCGGCGCGCAGGGGACGCGTCAGGGCGTTCTGAAGCGGAAACGGCAGGGGAGAGGCCACCACGTCCGTGAGGGTGGTCCGCAGGCCCCGCGCCGGCCGGCCGCTGTACGCGCGGGTCAGTACCGTGTCGCGCGTCCCGGCCTGCAGCGCCGCCCGGTAGGCGCCGGGCGTTCCGGCCTCCTGGGCCCGCAGGAACGCCGTGCCGCACTGCGCGAGGGCCGCTCCGGCCGCCAGGACCGCGCGGAGGTCCGCGGCGCTCATCAGGCCGCCGGCCGCAATGACCGGGACGCGCAGCTGCGCCGCCGCGGCCCTCGTCAGGGTCAGGGTGTCGGCCAGGGCGTCCTCCCGCCAGCCGCCCCGGTGTCCGCCCGCCGGGCCGCCCTGCACGGTCACGGCGTCCACCCCGTCTGATTGCAGGTCCAGCGCCTCGGCCACGCTGGTGGCCGTTCCCACCGTCAGAATGCCCCGCGCGCGCAGGCTGGTCAGCACGTCCGGCGCGAGGCGCCCGAATGCGAACGAGAACACTTCCGGGCGTTCCACCAGCACGACCTCCAGTTGCGCCTCAAATGCCTCCTGCACGGTTTCCGGCAGGTGAGCGGGAGGCAGGCCATGACGCTCATGGAACGGCGTGAGCTCCGCCGCGGCCCGCCGCACCTCCTCCCCGGTCACGGCCGGAATGGGCTGTGGGGCAAACAGGTTCACCATCAGCGGCCCGGGCGTCAGGGCGCGCACCTCGCGGATCGCGCCCCGAAGGGCATCCGGGGTCAGGTACGCGCCGCCCAGGCTGCCCAGCGCGCCCGCCGCGCTCACCGCGGCGGCCAGTGCGGGGGTGCCCGTTCCCCCAGCCATGGGGGCCAGCACCAGGGGGACACGCAGAGACGCGCGGAATGCCGGCCAGGATTGCGGTCCGTTCACGCCGGCCAGCGTACCCTGCCAGCGTGACCTTCCCGCACCGGTTCCGGGCGTACACCGCTTTTCGCCGCGCCGCGTACGCCCAGGTGGCCGCGCCCCGCCGGCAGTTCCTGCCGCGCGAACTCATCGCAGATCTCCTGGCCGGCGCGCAGGCCCGGCTGCCGCTGCTTGACGCCCCCGACCTGGACTGGGCCCTCGCGGAGCGGGTGCACGATCCGGCATTCCTGACCCGCTGGCAGGGCGGGCAGGTGACCCGCGCCGAGGAACGCGCCCTCGGATTTCCCTGGACGCCAGCCGTCGTGCAGCGTGCCCTGGGCAGCAGTGGCGCCACGCTGGCCGCCACGCGGGACGCCCTCACGGGCGGGCTGGGCCTGAACCTGGGCGGCGGGACGCACCACGCGTACGCCGACCACGCCGAGGGCTTCTCCTTCCTGAACGACGTGGCCATCAGCGCCCGCTGGCTGCTGGACACCGGGCAGGCACGGCGCGTCCTGATCCTGGACCTGGACGTGCACCAGGGCAACGGCACAGCCGCCATTTTTGCCAGTGAGGCGCGGGTCCTGACCGTCAGCGTGCACGCCGAGCACAACTATCCGTTCCGCAAGGAGCGCAGCGGCCTGGACGTGGCCCTGCCCGACGGCACCGGCGACCACGCCTACCTGCACGCGCTCGACACCCAGGTGGCACCGGTCGTCGCGGCGTTCCAGCCGGACTTCGCGTTCTACCTCGCCGGCGCGGACGTGCTGGCCGGCGATCAGCTGGGCCGCCTGGCCCTCACGCTGCGCGGCGCACAGACCCGCGACCACCAGGTGTTCCGCTGGGCGGCCCGCACCCGCACGCCCCTGGTCACGGTCATGGCCGGCGGTTACAACCGCGACCCGCAGCAGCTGATCCAGGCGCGCTGGAACACCCTGGACGCCGCGGTCGGCGCCTTCGCGCCGCAGCCGGCCCGGTGACCCCGGCCTGAGGTACGCCGCGGTCAGTGCCTGGGCCGGGATGCCGTATCATGGGGGAATGACGGTTCTCCTCACGCCCCCGTAGCGCGAGTCGAGACCCGCGCTCCCCAGACCCCACCCGCCGCACCCGGGCCGCCCACCTGAGGCCCGCAGGAGTCCCCATGACCAGCCCCGAGATCAACCCCGCCGCGCTCGCAAGCGAAATTGCCCGCCGCCGCACCTTCGCCATCATCAGCCACCCGGACGCCGGGAAAACCACCATCACTGAGAAGCTTCTGCTGTACGGAGGCGCGATTCAGGAAGCGGGCAGCGTGACCGCCAAGGAGGGCCGCAGCCACACCCGAAGCGACTGGATGAGCATCGAACAGCAGCGCGGCATCTCCATCTCCAGCAGCGCCCTGACCTTCGAGTACCGCGGGCGGCACATCAATCTGCTGGACACCCCGGGCCACCAGGACTTCAGCGAGGACACCTACCGCACCCTGACCGCCGCCGACAGCGCCCTGATGGTCCTGGACGCCGCGCGTGGCGTGCAGGCGCAGACGGAAAAGCTGTTCGCGGTGTGCCGCAACCGCGGCATTCCCATCCTCACCTTCGTGAACAAGATGGACCGCCCCGCCCAGGACCCCTTCGAACTGATCGCGCAGGTGGAAGGCACCCTGAAGATCACGGCCGTGCCGCTCACCTGGCCGATCGGGGACGGCCCGGACTTCAAGGGCGTGTACGACCTGCAGACCGGGCAGGTGCTGGCCTTCGAACGCACCTCCGGCGGGAAGCACCGCGCGCCCGTGCAGACGGCGGGTCTGGATGACCCCCAGCTGGACGCGCTGGTCGGCGCGGATCTCGCCGCGAAACTCCGGGAGGACGTGGAACTCATTCAGGGCGCCATGCCGGAATTCAGTGCCGACGGGTTCCTGAGCGGGGAACTGACGCCGGTGTTCTTCGGGAGCGCCATGAACAACTTCGGGGTGGAGCACTTCCTGAGCAACTTCGTGGAACTCGCCCCGCCCCCCGGCGCCGTGGAAACCAGCCTGGGCGAGCGCGCCCCGGACGCGGCTTTCGCCGGTTTCATCTTCAAGCTGCAGGCGAACATGAGCAAACAGCACCGCGACCGCACGGCGTTCATGCGGGTCATGAGCGGCCACTTCGAGCGCGGCATGGACGTCACGCACACCCGCACAGGCCGCAAACTGCGCCTCTCGCAGGCGCACACCCTGTTCGCGCAGGACCGTGAGAAGGTCGAGGAAGCGTACCCGGGCGACATTGTCGGCCTCGTGAACCCGGGCGTGTTCCAGATCGGGGACGTGATCAGCGTGGAGCCGAAGGTGACCCTGCCCAGCTTCCCGCGCTTCACGCCTGAAACGTTCGCCACGCTCAGCCTGCGCGACGTGGGCAAGCGCAAGGCGTTCATGAAAGGCCTCACCCAGCTGGCCGAGGAAGGCGTGGTGCAGGTGTTCTACCCGACTGACGGCGCCCGCGACCCGTACCTGGGGGCTGTCGGCCCCCTGCAGTTCGAGGTGTTCCAGGCCCGCCTGGCCGAGGAGTACGGGGTGGACGTGGAGATGCACGTCACCAGCTACCAACTGGTGCGCTGGCTGGCCGGTGACCCCAACAGCGTCGCGCGTTTCGCGCGGCACGTCGAGGATGACCAGGGGCGCCCCGTCATGCTGTTCCGCAGCCGCTACGACCTGGAGTACACCGCTGAGCAGCACCCCGAAATTGAGTTCCTGCCGCTGCCCCGGGACCTCACCCGCGTCTGAGCCCGGCCGCCGGGGGAGTCCACGGGCGTCTTCCCCGGCATCCTTCATCAAGTCTTGAAAGAAGGGCGTGACGGTTCCTGTGGCAGGCTGCGCAGTGTGCCTGCCGTTCGTCTTTTCGCTGCCCTCCTCTGCGCCGTCCTGCTGTCGCCCGCCCAGGCGGCCGCCACCCAGCCGCCCGGCTACGTGCTGAGCGGCATGCCGCTGGTCCGGCAGACGTACAATGCCTGCGGCCCCGCCAGCCTCACGCAGGTGCTGGCGTACTTCGGGCAGAAGATCAGCATGCAGGACGTCAGCCGCCAGACCCGTCCCACCGAGCGTTCCTACATGACGGCGCAGGCCATCGTGACGTTCGCCCCTCACGTGGGCATGCAGGCCCGGCTGTACTCCGGCGGCAGCCTCGACACCATGAAAACGGCCATTCGCAACGGCATCCCCGTCATTGCGCTGCAGTCGCACATTACCAGCGCCCGCAGGGTGATTCCGCACTGGCGTGTGCTCGTCGGGTACAACGACGCCACCCGGCAGGTGTACATCATGGATCCGCTGCTGGGGTACGTCTCCATGGGGTACGACGACATGACCCGCGTCTGGGCTGACCAGCGCGGCCAGTTCGCCCTGATGTTCCCCCCGCACCTGGCAGACACGGTCCGCCGCACAATCGGCTGACTGCCCGGGACCGTGCGCCACACCTCCACTCTCTCTGCGCGCCTTCTGCGGCGTTCCTGCCGGTCACTTCCGCTGCGGGTTCCCACCACGCTGAGCGGGGAAAGGCAGCGAGGACCGCACCGCCCGGGCCGGATGGTCTCCCGCTGGGCAGAGGCGCAGGCAGGAAAAATTGAGATTCGCTCAGGGTTGCCTTGACGCCCCGTCAAGTTCCCGTGGAGGTTCCTTCAGGCGCGCCCCACCGAAGGAAAAAGCAGGCCCGGCACACTGGAGGTATGAACCTCCTGCTGATCATGGCCGCACTGACCCTCCTGATCATGCTCGTGGCCTTCGTGGCCATGACAGAGGAGGACCGCGAAATACTCCGTGAACTGGAAGCGCAGCCTGCGCGTAACTTCACAGCCGGCGACTGAGGCCCCGCAGTTGCCTCCTGACGGGCCACGGCGGAGGTCAGCCGTGGCCCGCAGCCTGCGGACGTTACGCCCCCAGTAGAATGCCCGGCATGACCTCCGCCTCCCCCGACACCCTGGTGCTGATCGACGGGCACGCCCTGGCGTTCCGGTCGTACTTTGCACTTCCGCCCCTCACGAACAGCCGCGGGGAAGCCACCAACGCCATCTTGGGCTTCCTGCGCCTCACGCTGCGTCTCGTGCGGCAGAAGAGCAACCAGGTGATCGTGGTGTTCGACCCGCCCGTGAAAACCTTCCGGCACGAGCAGTTCGACGGCTACAAGTCCGGCCGCGCCGAAACGCCCGCCGACCTGCCCGGCCAGATCAACCGCATCCGGCAGATTGTGGACGCGCTCGGGCTGCCGCGCCTGGAGGAACCCGGCTACGAGGCCGACGACGTCATTGCGTCCCTCACCCGCAAGGCCGAAGGCACCGGCATGCAGGTCCGCATCGTCACCAGCGACCGCGACGCGTACCAGCTGCTGGACGACCACGTCCGCGTCATCACGAACGACTTCAGGCTGATCGGACCGGCCGAGGTGTTCGAGAAGTACGGTGTGACCGTCACCCAGTGGGTTGACTACCGCGCCCTGACCGGCGACGCCAGCGACAACATCCCCGGCGCCAAGGGCATTGGCCCGAAAACCGCGTCGAAACTGCTTCAGGAGTACGGCACGCTTGAAGGGATCTACGCCGCGGCCAAAGCTGGCACCCTGAAGCCCGACGGGACCCGCCAGAAACTTCTGGACGCCGAGGAGGCCGTGCAGTTCAGCCACCAGCTGTCCTGCATGGTCACCAACTTGCCCCTGGACGTTCAGCTTGGCGCGGGCCGCCTCCCCGGCGACCCGCAGCGTCTGGAGGAACTGCTCACCGAGCTGGACCTCCACTCCGTGAAACGCGACGTGGCGGCCCTGGACGGCGCCAGCGTGGCCGCGGCCGTACCCGACACCGTACTTGACGCCACGCACCGCGCCGCCCCTCACCCGGACGCGCCGGCTGACGCGCCCGCCCCGGACGCGCTGAACGTGCAGACCGCCGAGTGGCGCACCCCGGCGCAGAACGTCACCTGGGGATACGTCCTGTCCCGCGAGGAAGACCTGACCGCCGCACTCCTGGACGCCGCCACCCTGGAGCGCAACGGAACGGACGCCACAGTGCGCGTCGCGCCCCGCCAGCAGCCCACCCAGTGGGAAGCGCCCGGCACCCCCACCGCACCGGGCGGCCTGTTCGACGAGTCCTTCGAGGCCCCCGCCCCCCTGACCAGAACGCAGCAGAAAGCGGCCGAGAAGGCCCGCAGGGATCAGGAGAAGGCTGCCGCGAAGCTTCGGGAGCGCTACCCCGCCACGGTCAGCGAAGCCGAATTCGTCGGCCAGCGCATCGTCACCGCCGCCGCCGCCAAGGCGCTCGCCACCCACCTCAGCGTGCGCGGCACCCACGTGGACCCAGGCGATGACCCGCTCCTGATGGCGTACCTGCTTGACCCGGCCAACACCACCATGAGCACCGTGACGCAGCGGTACCTCGGCGTACCCTGGCCGGACGACGCGGCCGGCCGGGCCGCCCTCACCGCCCAGCTCCTGGATCTGCTGCCCCCGCAGCTCGATGACGCCCGGCGCACACTGTACGACGAGATGGAAAAACCCCTGTCGGCCGTGCTGGCCCGCATGGAAGTCCAGGGCGTGAAACTCGACAGTGAGTACATCCGAGGCCTCTCACACGCCACGGCCGCCCGGCTCGCCACGCTTGAAGCGCAGATTCACTCGCTGGCCGGCCGGGAATTCCCGATCCGCAGCCGCGACCAGCTTGAAGCGGTCCTGTACGACGAGCTTGGCCTGGCCAGCGGCAAGAAAACCAAACTCACCGGCAAGCGTTCCACTGCGGTGGCGGCCCTGGAGCCCCTGCGCGGTGAACACCCCATCATCCCGGCGCTGCTGGAGTACCGCGAACTGGAGAAACTGCGCGGCACGTACCTGGAACCCCTGCCGAACCTCGTCAACCCGCACACCGGGCGGCTGCACACCACCTTTGCCCAGGCGGCCGTCGCCACGGGCCGCCTCAGCAGCCTGAACCCCAACCTTCAGAACATCCCCATCCGCAGTGAACTGGGCCGTGAGATCCGCAAGGGCTTCATTGCCGACCCCGGGTACTGCCTGATCAGCGCGGACTACTCTCAGATCGAACTGCGGCTCCTCGCCCACATTGCCGATGATCCCCTCATGCAGCAGGCATTTCAGGAAGGCGCCGACATTCACCGCCGCACCGCCGCGCAGGTACTTGGCCTGAACGAACAGACCATCACGCCCGACCAGCGCCGGGCCGCGAAAACCGTGAACTTCGGCGTGCTGTACGGCATGAGTGCCCACCGCCTCAGCAACGATCTCGGCATTGGGTACGCGGACGCGGCCGGCTTCATCGAGACGTACTTCGCCACCTACCCCGGCATCCGCGCCTACATTGACCGGACGCTGGAGTTCGGCCGGCAGCAGGGCTACGTGGAAACCCTGTACGGTCGGCGCCGGTACGTGCCGGAACTCGTCGCCACGAACCGTACCCTGCGGGAAGCCGGGGAACGCCTCGCGTACAACATGCCCATCCAGGGCACCGCGGCCGACATCATCAAGCTCGCCATGATCCGCCTGGAACGTGAACTGGAAGGAACGGGCGCCCGCCTGCTGCTTCAGGTGCATGACGAACTGCTGCTCGAAGTTCCCCAGAACCGCGCAGACGAGATCAGCGCCGTTGTCCGGACCATCATGGAAGGCGCCGCGCAGCTCAAGGTGCCGCTCGCCGTCGAGATCGGTGTGGGGCCCAACTGGTTCGACACGAAGTAAGTTCACCGAGCGCTCCAGGGGAGAGGTCGCCACCTCTCCCCGCGGCCTGTCGTCAGGCTGTGGGCGTACCCTGCCGTATGACCATACGTGCACTGTTCTGGGATATTGGCGGCGTGCTGCTCAGCAACGGCTGGGACCGGGACCAGCGGGCCGTGGTGGCCGCGCAGTTCGCCCTGAACCCCGAGGATTTCGCCGAGCGGCACAAACTGGCCGCGCCGGAACTCGAACTGGGCCGCATGACCCTCGACGAATACATGACCCAGACGGTGTTCTGCCACCCGCAGGCCTTCACGCCAGCCGAGTTCCGGGCCGCCATGGAAGCCCAGAGCACCCCCCACCCCGACGCGCTCGCTGTGGCCCGCGACCTGTCGGCCCGCTACCGCAGCTACGCCCTGAACAATGAGGGACGTGACCTCAACGAGCACCGGATCCGTACCTTCGCCCTCAACGAGATCCTGCTGGCATTCTTCACGTCCTCCATCCTGGAACTGATGAAACCCAGCCCCGCCATGTACCGCCTGGGCCTGCACCTGGCGGCGGTGACCCCGCACGAAGCGGTGATGATCGACGACCGCCGCCAGAACGTCGAGGCAGCCCGGTCGGTCGGCA from Deinococcus taeanensis carries:
- a CDS encoding histone deacetylase family protein, whose amino-acid sequence is MPARIAVRSRRPAYPASVTFPHRFRAYTAFRRAAYAQVAAPRRQFLPRELIADLLAGAQARLPLLDAPDLDWALAERVHDPAFLTRWQGGQVTRAEERALGFPWTPAVVQRALGSSGATLAATRDALTGGLGLNLGGGTHHAYADHAEGFSFLNDVAISARWLLDTGQARRVLILDLDVHQGNGTAAIFASEARVLTVSVHAEHNYPFRKERSGLDVALPDGTGDHAYLHALDTQVAPVVAAFQPDFAFYLAGADVLAGDQLGRLALTLRGAQTRDHQVFRWAARTRTPLVTVMAGGYNRDPQQLIQARWNTLDAAVGAFAPQPAR
- a CDS encoding nitronate monooxygenase; translated protein: MNGPQSWPAFRASLRVPLVLAPMAGGTGTPALAAAVSAAGALGSLGGAYLTPDALRGAIREVRALTPGPLMVNLFAPQPIPAVTGEEVRRAAAELTPFHERHGLPPAHLPETVQEAFEAQLEVVLVERPEVFSFAFGRLAPDVLTSLRARGILTVGTATSVAEALDLQSDGVDAVTVQGGPAGGHRGGWREDALADTLTLTRAAAAQLRVPVIAAGGLMSAADLRAVLAAGAALAQCGTAFLRAQEAGTPGAYRAALQAGTRDTVLTRAYSGRPARGLRTTLTDVVASPLPFPLQNALTRPLRAAGARRDDPEVLSLWAGEGYRRGLTGTAAQIVAHLTP
- a CDS encoding GNAT family N-acetyltransferase; its protein translation is MTVTLRALQAGDEEAAVRWAADEVFCRAADWTPGLAPRVVRRHWQAIIAGGDPHFLRLGVIYGGALVGYVDLANLSAGAGELGVALGERSLWGRGIARQACEQLLTRAWALGLARVTAQVDAHNDRSHALMTRLGFQESGKAVAAPDSGDQPPVRQYMLLRPR
- a CDS encoding HAD family hydrolase, with amino-acid sequence MTIRALFWDIGGVLLSNGWDRDQRAVVAAQFALNPEDFAERHKLAAPELELGRMTLDEYMTQTVFCHPQAFTPAEFRAAMEAQSTPHPDALAVARDLSARYRSYALNNEGRDLNEHRIRTFALNEILLAFFTSSILELMKPSPAMYRLGLHLAAVTPHEAVMIDDRRQNVEAARSVGMQAVQYSSAAQLREELAALGVT
- a CDS encoding ACT domain-containing protein produces the protein MSLTLTVLPGEYAVSQLPAGSAVPAWAHSGGLWCVLSAPDELSVVCASDAVPAGVTTQPGWRALVLTGPFAFTLTGILASVLNPLRDAGVGIFALSTFNTDYVLVAGRDLHRTVAALREAGHTVNGA
- a CDS encoding C39 family peptidase; this translates as MPAVRLFAALLCAVLLSPAQAAATQPPGYVLSGMPLVRQTYNACGPASLTQVLAYFGQKISMQDVSRQTRPTERSYMTAQAIVTFAPHVGMQARLYSGGSLDTMKTAIRNGIPVIALQSHITSARRVIPHWRVLVGYNDATRQVYIMDPLLGYVSMGYDDMTRVWADQRGQFALMFPPHLADTVRRTIG
- a CDS encoding peptide chain release factor 3, with the protein product MTSPEINPAALASEIARRRTFAIISHPDAGKTTITEKLLLYGGAIQEAGSVTAKEGRSHTRSDWMSIEQQRGISISSSALTFEYRGRHINLLDTPGHQDFSEDTYRTLTAADSALMVLDAARGVQAQTEKLFAVCRNRGIPILTFVNKMDRPAQDPFELIAQVEGTLKITAVPLTWPIGDGPDFKGVYDLQTGQVLAFERTSGGKHRAPVQTAGLDDPQLDALVGADLAAKLREDVELIQGAMPEFSADGFLSGELTPVFFGSAMNNFGVEHFLSNFVELAPPPGAVETSLGERAPDAAFAGFIFKLQANMSKQHRDRTAFMRVMSGHFERGMDVTHTRTGRKLRLSQAHTLFAQDREKVEEAYPGDIVGLVNPGVFQIGDVISVEPKVTLPSFPRFTPETFATLSLRDVGKRKAFMKGLTQLAEEGVVQVFYPTDGARDPYLGAVGPLQFEVFQARLAEEYGVDVEMHVTSYQLVRWLAGDPNSVARFARHVEDDQGRPVMLFRSRYDLEYTAEQHPEIEFLPLPRDLTRV
- the polA gene encoding DNA polymerase I, whose amino-acid sequence is MTSASPDTLVLIDGHALAFRSYFALPPLTNSRGEATNAILGFLRLTLRLVRQKSNQVIVVFDPPVKTFRHEQFDGYKSGRAETPADLPGQINRIRQIVDALGLPRLEEPGYEADDVIASLTRKAEGTGMQVRIVTSDRDAYQLLDDHVRVITNDFRLIGPAEVFEKYGVTVTQWVDYRALTGDASDNIPGAKGIGPKTASKLLQEYGTLEGIYAAAKAGTLKPDGTRQKLLDAEEAVQFSHQLSCMVTNLPLDVQLGAGRLPGDPQRLEELLTELDLHSVKRDVAALDGASVAAAVPDTVLDATHRAAPHPDAPADAPAPDALNVQTAEWRTPAQNVTWGYVLSREEDLTAALLDAATLERNGTDATVRVAPRQQPTQWEAPGTPTAPGGLFDESFEAPAPLTRTQQKAAEKARRDQEKAAAKLRERYPATVSEAEFVGQRIVTAAAAKALATHLSVRGTHVDPGDDPLLMAYLLDPANTTMSTVTQRYLGVPWPDDAAGRAALTAQLLDLLPPQLDDARRTLYDEMEKPLSAVLARMEVQGVKLDSEYIRGLSHATAARLATLEAQIHSLAGREFPIRSRDQLEAVLYDELGLASGKKTKLTGKRSTAVAALEPLRGEHPIIPALLEYRELEKLRGTYLEPLPNLVNPHTGRLHTTFAQAAVATGRLSSLNPNLQNIPIRSELGREIRKGFIADPGYCLISADYSQIELRLLAHIADDPLMQQAFQEGADIHRRTAAQVLGLNEQTITPDQRRAAKTVNFGVLYGMSAHRLSNDLGIGYADAAGFIETYFATYPGIRAYIDRTLEFGRQQGYVETLYGRRRYVPELVATNRTLREAGERLAYNMPIQGTAADIIKLAMIRLERELEGTGARLLLQVHDELLLEVPQNRADEISAVVRTIMEGAAQLKVPLAVEIGVGPNWFDTK